The genomic stretch AAAGAGTCGGAGAGGACGTCAAAGTTGCGGTGTACATATCGCTGGGAAAGGGGTTTGAGGGACATGCGTTCTTCTTCCTGGATCTGGAGGACGCCCTCAAAATCTTCGACCTCATGATGGGGATGCCCCCGGGTTCGACCAAAGAATTCGACGACATGGTGCGGTCTGCGGTCATGGAGGCCGGCAACATATTGATTTCCGCCTTTGCGAACGCGTTAAGTGAGTTCTTGAATGCCGAGATAGAGCAGACCCCTCCCGAGCTGGCCATAGACTTCACCTCCGCAATCCTTGATTTTGCGCTTGCGGACATAGGACAGTACTGCGACTACACGGTCCTCCTGAGGACGAGAATAACAATAAACGACGTGGAGTTTAAGGAGCATTTTATGATAATTCCGCATCCTTCGTC from Thermococcus sp. 21S7 encodes the following:
- a CDS encoding chemotaxis protein CheC, giving the protein MDSLVVVPVESEQKIGEYVKEMDEFTKSALVETFNIGASKAADALSEMTGLTVNITVPEIDIVAIKLVPERVGEDVKVAVYISLGKGFEGHAFFFLDLEDALKIFDLMMGMPPGSTKEFDDMVRSAVMEAGNILISAFANALSEFLNAEIEQTPPELAIDFTSAILDFALADIGQYCDYTVLLRTRITINDVEFKEHFMIIPHPSSMKRLVDTLMGGLL